The following are encoded in a window of Kitasatospora sp. NBC_01250 genomic DNA:
- a CDS encoding class I adenylate-forming enzyme family protein: protein MRLLGGPRPLDPGPLFETLAERGSPTVVRLSRPLDLAPEAGCSWTIPQLADLVREMSAVLTAAKVRPGDRVAIHKRNHWDYALLAAAAMRIGAVPALLSDRLDPAALAVLLDRLKPVLLISDRYTLALGGSAHGVRTLSLDGPAAGAVALDTLRGGAVPAVHRRPDDAPLVINHTSGTTGLPKLVVHSTTSLVRRLTGIEAHRWPVVSIRREDTAASAIAFAHGRAVSWSISALWARPRTVLVLADAEPSLAAPLLRAHRPTVLEALPATYMRWQPLAAEPDTPFGDLRLCISTFDAVHPPTVRDFLAASRRKRPIWVQGLGQTETGPLTFRVLTRRSVAEREQRHPTTRDLGRPMPGWVRLRVVDPETLRPVRRGEPGVVLTRTPGLCTGYEGEPERWQAKLTEGWFNTGDLGVRTRTGSLRLLDREVDMIPGLSCVELEDVLHDRLPELAEAVVLAAGEGRPPLPVLVTRDGELDPRRWQHAVRDLPPLSEPLLLGWDALPRTGTGKVCRLQLRSRYLAGVAAHGTGRWT from the coding sequence ATGAGGCTCCTGGGGGGACCGCGGCCGCTCGATCCCGGACCGCTCTTCGAGACCCTGGCCGAGCGCGGCTCGCCCACCGTGGTGCGGCTCAGCCGGCCGCTGGACCTGGCCCCGGAGGCCGGCTGCAGCTGGACGATCCCGCAACTGGCGGACCTGGTCCGGGAGATGTCCGCGGTGCTGACCGCCGCCAAGGTCCGCCCCGGCGACCGGGTGGCGATCCACAAGCGCAACCACTGGGACTACGCGCTGCTGGCCGCCGCCGCGATGCGGATCGGCGCGGTGCCCGCGCTCCTCTCCGACCGGCTCGACCCCGCGGCACTGGCCGTGCTGCTGGACCGCCTGAAGCCCGTCCTGCTGATCTCCGACCGCTACACCCTGGCGCTCGGCGGCAGTGCCCACGGGGTGCGCACGCTCAGCCTGGACGGCCCCGCAGCCGGGGCCGTCGCGCTCGACACGCTGCGCGGCGGCGCGGTGCCCGCCGTCCACCGCCGGCCGGACGACGCGCCGTTGGTGATCAACCACACCTCCGGCACCACCGGGCTGCCCAAGCTGGTGGTCCACTCCACCACCAGCCTGGTGCGCCGCCTCACCGGAATCGAGGCGCACCGCTGGCCGGTGGTCTCCATCCGCCGCGAGGACACCGCGGCCAGTGCGATCGCCTTCGCGCACGGGCGGGCCGTCTCCTGGTCGATCTCCGCGCTGTGGGCCAGGCCGCGCACCGTGCTGGTCCTCGCCGACGCCGAACCGTCGCTTGCCGCACCGCTGTTGCGGGCACACCGGCCCACCGTGCTGGAGGCGCTGCCGGCCACCTACATGCGCTGGCAGCCGCTCGCCGCCGAACCGGACACGCCCTTCGGTGACCTGCGGCTGTGCATCAGCACCTTCGACGCGGTCCACCCGCCCACCGTGCGGGACTTCCTGGCCGCCTCCCGGCGCAAGCGGCCGATCTGGGTGCAGGGACTGGGGCAGACCGAGACCGGCCCGCTCACCTTCCGGGTGCTGACCCGGCGCTCGGTGGCCGAGCGCGAGCAGCGCCACCCCACCACCCGCGACCTGGGCCGCCCGATGCCCGGCTGGGTCCGCCTGCGGGTGGTCGACCCCGAGACGCTGCGCCCGGTGCGGCGCGGTGAGCCGGGCGTCGTGCTGACCCGAACTCCCGGGCTGTGCACCGGGTACGAGGGAGAGCCGGAGCGCTGGCAGGCCAAGCTGACCGAAGGCTGGTTCAACACCGGCGACCTCGGGGTGCGCACCCGCACCGGCAGCCTGCGGCTGCTGGACCGCGAGGTGGACATGATCCCCGGGCTGAGCTGCGTCGAGCTGGAGGACGTCCTGCACGACCGGCTGCCCGAGCTGGCGGAGGCCGTGGTGCTGGCCGCGGGCGAGGGGCGCCCGCCGCTGCCGGTGCTGGTCACCCGGGACGGCGAACTGGATCCACGACGCTGGCAGCACGCGGTGCGCGACCTGCCGCCGCTGTCCGAGCCGCTGCTGCTCGGCTGGGACGCGCTGCCCCGCACCGGCACCGGCAAGGTCTGCCGGCTCCAACTGCGCAGCCGCTACCTGGCGGGGGTCGCCGCGCACGGCACCGGGAGGTGGACCTGA
- a CDS encoding UbiA family prenyltransferase, translated as MLDAPVLAPGYRPRPAASWRAYARLAKLDIYDYYLATPLLLAMVLPAHLLTADGAGTLLLFLAGGVAMFAGGCSFDDVTGYRDGSDATSYGPDAPARRLARKPLIAGSLGEAQAVRFAWLAIAFQFACWTGALLLAPARPGWAVLAVLTCAFAGFQYSWWLKLSYHGWQEFLLAFYGWVFVLAPYGLTTGRIGSFVLVQGLVFGLGPLLFGVYSNINDIAGDRAVGRPTVAVLTSPRGNAAFIAALSLLEAALLVVPSLTGLVPWWFAGLMAPVIALRASQFTLGVLAGEVLRARRLGIRAHRVCTGLLVVACLVNGGVA; from the coding sequence TTGCTGGACGCCCCCGTCCTTGCCCCCGGCTACCGGCCCCGACCGGCCGCCTCCTGGCGGGCCTACGCCCGGCTCGCCAAGCTCGACATCTACGACTACTACCTCGCCACCCCGCTGCTGCTCGCGATGGTGCTGCCCGCCCACCTGCTGACCGCCGACGGCGCCGGCACCCTGCTGCTCTTCCTGGCCGGCGGTGTGGCGATGTTCGCCGGCGGGTGCTCGTTCGACGACGTGACGGGCTACCGCGACGGCAGCGACGCCACCAGCTACGGCCCCGACGCACCCGCCCGGCGGCTGGCCCGCAAGCCGCTGATCGCCGGCAGCCTCGGCGAGGCCCAGGCGGTGCGGTTCGCCTGGCTGGCCATCGCGTTCCAGTTCGCCTGCTGGACGGGCGCGTTGCTGCTGGCGCCCGCGCGGCCCGGCTGGGCGGTGCTCGCCGTGCTGACCTGCGCCTTCGCCGGCTTCCAGTACTCGTGGTGGCTCAAGCTCAGCTACCACGGCTGGCAGGAGTTCCTGCTGGCCTTCTACGGCTGGGTGTTCGTGCTCGCCCCCTACGGCCTGACCACGGGGCGGATCGGCTCCTTCGTGCTGGTCCAGGGCCTGGTCTTCGGTCTGGGCCCGCTGCTCTTCGGGGTCTACTCCAACATCAACGACATCGCGGGCGACCGCGCGGTGGGGCGCCCGACCGTCGCCGTGCTGACCTCCCCGCGCGGGAACGCGGCCTTCATCGCCGCACTCTCGCTGCTGGAGGCGGCGCTACTGGTGGTGCCCTCGCTGACCGGCCTGGTGCCCTGGTGGTTCGCGGGCCTGATGGCGCCGGTGATCGCCCTGCGGGCAAGCCAGTTCACGCTCGGCGTGCTGGCCGGCGAGGTGCTGCGGGCCCGTCGGCTGGGCATCCGCGCCCACCGGGTCTGCACCGGCTTGCTGGTGGTCGCCTGCCTGGTCAACGGCGGTGTGGCATGA
- a CDS encoding class I SAM-dependent methyltransferase, whose product MTQLLDPAPALVAGPGYAFDNSSDHPVAQFACLAAAYDPFTIERLSATGVGEGWHCLEIGAGNGSVARWLADRVGPTGRVLATDLDIRRIPSHPGLVAERHDIVHDPLPQAAFDLIHARLVLQHLPERRAVLARLLTALRPGGWLQIDEFDVSYGPVLLAPDAGSAELYERFLAAKARLFDAAGGRAVWGRECPAQLREAGFTDLDPQPRVALWQAGHPGLELLVSHLDGLRERLLAQGMTESQLDEVRTVMRHPEFRAVSPVVYSVHARRPR is encoded by the coding sequence ATGACCCAGTTGCTCGATCCGGCCCCCGCTCTCGTAGCCGGGCCCGGCTACGCCTTCGACAACTCCAGCGACCACCCGGTCGCCCAGTTCGCCTGCCTGGCCGCCGCCTACGACCCGTTCACCATCGAGCGGTTGTCCGCCACCGGCGTCGGTGAGGGCTGGCACTGTCTGGAGATCGGTGCCGGCAACGGCAGTGTGGCGCGCTGGCTGGCCGACCGGGTCGGTCCAACCGGCCGGGTGCTGGCCACCGACCTGGACATCCGGCGGATCCCCTCGCACCCCGGCCTGGTGGCCGAGCGCCACGACATCGTCCACGATCCGCTGCCCCAGGCCGCGTTCGACCTGATCCACGCCCGCCTGGTGCTGCAGCACCTGCCGGAGCGCCGCGCCGTGCTGGCCCGGCTGCTGACCGCGCTGCGACCCGGTGGCTGGCTGCAGATCGACGAGTTCGACGTCTCCTACGGCCCGGTGCTGCTGGCCCCGGATGCCGGATCGGCCGAGCTCTACGAACGCTTCCTCGCCGCCAAGGCCCGGCTCTTCGACGCAGCCGGAGGCCGCGCCGTCTGGGGGCGCGAGTGTCCCGCGCAGCTGCGCGAGGCGGGCTTCACCGACCTGGACCCGCAGCCCCGGGTGGCGCTCTGGCAGGCCGGACACCCCGGCCTGGAGCTGCTGGTCAGCCACCTCGACGGGCTGCGGGAGCGCTTGCTCGCGCAGGGCATGACGGAGAGTCAGCTCGACGAGGTGCGCACGGTGATGCGGCATCCGGAGTTCCGGGCGGTGTCGCCGGTGGTCTACTCCGTGCACGCCCGCCGGCCGCGCTGA
- a CDS encoding DegT/DnrJ/EryC1/StrS family aminotransferase: MTTTELARIPFFPPDLFEGDREVLLHLLRESGTSASQRFILGEQTALLERELAEQLGAADVVACGSGTAALTLVLAAMEIGPGDEVVVPAFGCAPLASSVLSVGARPVFADVDPWTMVVDPAAMEQRIGPRTKALMPAHLFSVMADMPAIVALAERYGLRLLEDSAVAQGGVLAGRPAGLWGEAGVYSFVQVKTFGMPGEGGVVVTRDPELGRLARMLRNHGQDGKSRFRHHRIGWNSRFDEVQAAFQRHRLPGLAGRLARRAEIAAYYTERFAPLAERGVLPPPPGTEGRCYYVYTLLAERRDALRDHLAGRGIASHAYYPQALPRQPAFAPLVRPGETWPAADRVAERALSIPVYPHLTDSQTERIADAVCDFPFS; encoded by the coding sequence GTGACCACCACCGAACTGGCCCGGATCCCGTTCTTCCCGCCCGACCTGTTCGAGGGTGACCGCGAGGTGCTGCTGCACCTGCTGCGCGAGAGCGGCACCAGCGCGTCCCAGCGGTTCATCCTCGGCGAGCAGACCGCGCTGCTGGAGCGGGAGTTGGCCGAACAGCTCGGCGCGGCGGACGTGGTCGCCTGCGGCAGTGGGACCGCGGCGCTGACCCTGGTGCTGGCCGCGATGGAGATCGGCCCGGGCGACGAGGTGGTGGTGCCGGCGTTCGGCTGCGCGCCGCTGGCCTCCAGCGTGCTGAGCGTGGGCGCGCGCCCGGTCTTCGCCGACGTGGACCCGTGGACCATGGTGGTCGACCCGGCGGCGATGGAGCAGCGGATCGGCCCGCGCACCAAGGCGCTGATGCCGGCGCACCTGTTCTCCGTGATGGCGGACATGCCCGCGATCGTGGCGCTGGCCGAACGGTACGGGCTGCGCCTGCTGGAGGACTCGGCGGTGGCCCAGGGCGGGGTGCTGGCGGGGCGTCCGGCCGGGCTGTGGGGCGAGGCGGGGGTGTACTCCTTCGTCCAGGTGAAGACCTTCGGGATGCCCGGCGAGGGCGGCGTGGTCGTCACCCGGGACCCCGAACTGGGCCGGCTGGCGCGGATGCTGCGCAACCACGGCCAGGACGGGAAGAGCCGCTTCCGGCACCACCGGATCGGCTGGAACAGCCGGTTCGACGAGGTGCAGGCCGCCTTCCAGCGACACCGCCTGCCGGGCCTGGCCGGTCGGCTGGCCCGGCGGGCCGAGATCGCCGCCTACTACACCGAGCGGTTCGCCCCGCTGGCCGAGCGCGGTGTGCTGCCCCCGCCGCCCGGCACCGAGGGCCGCTGCTACTACGTCTACACGCTGCTCGCGGAGCGGCGGGACGCGCTGCGCGACCACCTGGCCGGGCGCGGCATCGCCTCGCACGCCTACTACCCGCAGGCGCTGCCCCGCCAGCCGGCCTTTGCGCCCCTGGTCCGCCCGGGGGAGACCTGGCCGGCCGCCGACCGAGTGGCCGAACGGGCACTGTCGATCCCGGTCTATCCACATTTGACGGATAGTCAGACCGAACGGATCGCCGATGCGGTGTGTGATTTCCCGTTCAGCTGA
- a CDS encoding DegT/DnrJ/EryC1/StrS family aminotransferase: MSSPVTAAGLPRQAGGARPVPFFTQARSFEQLWPLIERHAVEVLDDGKFSHGRQVERLEQELARYTGARHVIGVNSGTDALVLLLRAAGLRPGDEVLVPAFSFVASASSVVLAGGRPVFADIDPVTYALDPAALEARLTARTRFVMPVHLFCRPADVRAIGAFAARHGLTVVEDSAEAIGMRQDGRHAGLFGAGGVLSFFPTKTLGAIGDAGAVLTDDEEIARTVDALRHHGRLGRTIGNFPAINTSTSLPGFNSKMDDLQAAVLLAKLTRLDEDIARRAELAAAYDQRLAELPGVLRRPQVGGVAGQVFYVYLIEAERRDELAAHLAGHGVETEVYYPSPLHLQPCFAELGHRAGEFPVAEAACRRTLALPLYPELSLGEVDTVCGLIRDFYADEHRYPDEPSRTGGAA; the protein is encoded by the coding sequence TTGTCCAGTCCCGTCACCGCCGCCGGCCTGCCCCGACAGGCCGGCGGCGCCCGTCCGGTGCCCTTCTTCACCCAGGCCCGCAGCTTCGAGCAGCTCTGGCCGCTGATCGAGCGGCACGCCGTGGAGGTGCTGGACGACGGCAAGTTCTCGCACGGCCGCCAGGTCGAGCGCCTGGAGCAGGAGCTGGCCCGGTACACCGGCGCCCGGCACGTGATCGGGGTGAACAGCGGCACGGACGCACTGGTCCTGCTGCTGCGGGCGGCCGGGCTGCGCCCCGGTGACGAGGTGCTGGTGCCGGCCTTCAGCTTCGTGGCCTCGGCGAGTTCGGTGGTACTGGCGGGCGGGCGGCCGGTCTTCGCCGACATCGACCCGGTGACCTACGCGCTGGATCCGGCCGCGCTGGAGGCGCGGCTGACCGCGCGGACCAGGTTCGTCATGCCGGTCCACCTCTTCTGCCGGCCGGCCGACGTCCGCGCGATCGGCGCCTTCGCCGCCCGGCACGGCCTGACCGTGGTGGAGGACAGCGCCGAGGCGATCGGGATGCGCCAGGACGGGCGGCACGCGGGCCTGTTCGGGGCGGGCGGGGTGCTCTCGTTCTTCCCGACCAAGACGCTGGGCGCGATCGGTGACGCGGGCGCGGTGCTCACCGACGACGAGGAGATCGCCCGCACCGTCGACGCGCTGCGCCACCACGGCCGGCTGGGCCGGACCATCGGCAACTTCCCGGCGATCAACACCAGTACCTCGCTGCCCGGGTTCAACAGCAAGATGGACGACCTGCAGGCCGCCGTGCTGCTTGCCAAACTCACCCGGCTGGACGAGGACATCGCCCGCCGCGCCGAGCTGGCGGCCGCCTACGACCAGCGGCTGGCCGAGCTGCCCGGGGTGCTGCGCCGGCCGCAGGTCGGCGGGGTGGCGGGGCAGGTCTTCTACGTCTACCTGATCGAGGCCGAGCGCCGCGACGAGCTGGCCGCCCACCTCGCCGGGCACGGCGTGGAGACCGAGGTCTACTACCCCTCGCCGCTCCACCTCCAGCCGTGCTTCGCCGAACTCGGCCACCGCGCGGGCGAGTTCCCGGTGGCCGAGGCCGCCTGTCGGCGCACCCTGGCGCTGCCGCTGTACCCGGAGCTGAGCCTGGGCGAGGTCGACACCGTCTGCGGCCTGATCCGTGACTTCTACGCCGACGAACACCGCTACCCCGACGAGCCCAGCCGCACCGGAGGCGCCGCGTGA
- a CDS encoding Gfo/Idh/MocA family oxidoreductase, protein MFRTLIVGLGRAGAGLHLPVLRRLRHEGVSAFAPQPILAVDPGRTSSPDPAEVTLAASLPAARRLLDPAHTVVHLCTPPRRRADLVAELADLGFYRLIIEKPLAADTADLDRLAELVHERRLQVSVVAPWLASTLTDRLEQLVRGGEFGALRRITVRQHKPRFRRTLATHGHPTAFDIEIPHALGVALLLAGDGEVTAAGWHDLRVGGQVRPLLGGARLQLAHHGGVRTEIVSDLTSPVRERRITLRFARGTAIGHFPGSADDEYAQLRLAGRKLHGHEVFADDALGSYLARTYRRFLRGPLPPEAEFDGHLRAVRLLSEAKRLSGADLLTEPIATPRELSCVH, encoded by the coding sequence ATGTTCCGCACGCTCATCGTCGGCCTCGGCCGCGCCGGCGCCGGGCTGCACCTGCCCGTACTGCGCCGGCTGCGGCACGAGGGCGTCTCCGCGTTCGCACCGCAGCCCATCCTCGCGGTGGACCCCGGGCGCACCAGCTCCCCGGACCCGGCCGAGGTCACGCTGGCCGCCTCGCTCCCCGCCGCCCGCCGGCTGCTCGACCCCGCGCACACCGTGGTCCACCTCTGCACCCCACCCCGGCGGCGGGCCGACCTGGTCGCCGAACTGGCTGACCTGGGCTTCTACCGGCTGATCATCGAGAAGCCGCTGGCCGCCGACACCGCCGACCTGGACAGGCTCGCCGAACTCGTGCACGAGCGGCGGCTGCAGGTCTCGGTGGTCGCCCCCTGGCTCGCCAGCACGCTCACCGACCGGCTGGAACAACTGGTCCGCGGCGGCGAGTTCGGCGCACTGCGACGGATCACGGTGCGCCAGCACAAGCCCCGGTTCCGCCGCACCCTGGCCACCCACGGCCACCCCACCGCCTTCGACATCGAGATCCCGCACGCGCTCGGCGTCGCCCTGCTGCTGGCCGGCGACGGCGAGGTCACCGCGGCCGGCTGGCACGACCTGCGGGTCGGCGGCCAGGTCCGCCCGCTGCTCGGCGGCGCCCGCCTCCAGCTGGCGCACCACGGCGGGGTGCGCACCGAGATCGTCTCCGACCTCACCTCCCCGGTCCGCGAGCGCCGGATCACGCTGCGCTTCGCACGCGGCACCGCGATCGGCCACTTCCCCGGCAGCGCCGACGACGAGTACGCCCAACTCCGGCTGGCCGGACGGAAGCTGCACGGCCACGAGGTGTTCGCCGACGACGCGCTCGGCAGCTACCTGGCCCGCACCTACCGCCGCTTCCTGCGCGGCCCGCTGCCGCCCGAGGCCGAATTCGACGGGCACCTGCGGGCGGTGCGCCTGCTGAGCGAGGCCAAACGGCTCAGCGGCGCCGACCTGCTGACCGAACCGATCGCGACCCCAAGGGAGTTGTCCTGTGTCCACTGA
- a CDS encoding sugar phosphate isomerase/epimerase family protein, which produces MSTELSDELSREPAGPRASSHAPPAAGGAATARRIDYCGITDEAAVDLAGQLAATRELGWRAVELRTVDGQPIDLLNGPAFARTAARIAEAGLSVPVIASRIGGWSRPISCDLNQELAELAVLADRCAVLGTRYLRIMSYPNDGLSELDWEREVLRRIRVLARHAGERGLVLLHENCAGWAGADAGRALRLLEAAGAESFGLLFDTGNGAAHGYRALDQLRTLAPYVKHVQIKDAVAGPERPSYTLPGAGEAGVAQCLRLLLDTGYAGHFSIEPHLAVRPHEHHRAGPAECRSSFAAAGQALRALVEGLVGDDAAPWRCTAAGLELLPC; this is translated from the coding sequence GTGTCCACTGAACTCTCCGATGAGCTCTCCCGCGAGCCCGCCGGGCCGCGCGCCAGCAGCCACGCACCCCCCGCGGCCGGCGGCGCCGCCACGGCCCGCCGGATCGACTACTGCGGGATCACCGACGAGGCCGCCGTCGATCTGGCCGGCCAACTCGCCGCCACCCGTGAACTGGGCTGGCGCGCCGTCGAACTGCGCACCGTCGACGGCCAGCCGATCGACCTGCTGAACGGCCCCGCCTTCGCCCGTACCGCCGCCCGGATCGCCGAGGCCGGCCTGAGCGTCCCGGTCATCGCCTCCCGGATCGGCGGCTGGTCGCGCCCGATCAGCTGCGACCTGAACCAGGAGCTGGCCGAACTCGCGGTGCTGGCCGACCGCTGCGCGGTCCTCGGCACCCGCTACCTGCGGATCATGTCCTACCCCAACGACGGCCTGAGCGAGCTCGACTGGGAACGTGAAGTACTGCGCCGCATCCGGGTGCTGGCCCGGCACGCGGGCGAGCGGGGCCTGGTCCTGCTGCACGAGAACTGCGCCGGCTGGGCGGGCGCCGACGCCGGACGGGCGCTGCGGCTGCTGGAAGCGGCCGGCGCCGAGTCCTTCGGCCTGCTCTTCGACACCGGCAACGGTGCGGCCCACGGCTACCGAGCGCTCGACCAACTCCGCACGCTGGCACCCTATGTGAAGCACGTCCAGATCAAGGATGCGGTGGCCGGCCCGGAGCGTCCGAGCTACACGCTGCCCGGCGCGGGCGAGGCCGGCGTCGCGCAGTGCCTGCGGCTGCTGCTGGACACCGGCTACGCGGGCCACTTCTCGATCGAGCCGCACCTGGCCGTCCGCCCGCACGAGCACCACCGGGCCGGACCCGCCGAGTGCCGCTCCTCCTTCGCCGCCGCCGGTCAGGCCCTGCGCGCCCTGGTCGAAGGGCTGGTGGGCGACGACGCGGCGCCGTGGCGCTGCACGGCGGCGGGCCTGGAGCTCCTCCCGTGCTGA
- a CDS encoding M20/M25/M40 family metallo-hydrolase codes for MLTATDHQLLLDLLELPTAGPLEAPGLPSRLWDAQRAYAGAAAELGFEVLHHAAPAPAWAELPDVPLPVRSRAADPGFLAEQPSLVLRLGPAAARERTVMFNVHLDTVAGQQPVHRDGDTYYGRGAVDAKGPAVALLAGLRAALAERPGLARRTTVLVQAVSGEEGGALGTLGTRPLVAAGHYGRLNVFCEPTGNRALTRCTAAMTARIEVAGQDAVDDQPAAGHNATVLLGFLAQHLAASITPGAGRLCVAGLHTGRLHNRVYGQGELLLNLAYPDPATAERLERAVAEGLAAGLRAFAEKFAANPLLARTAVDAAAITSLHWLKRGLPALAEQRAVEPWLPHLLDAAQVAAWPAAEPGFTCDAIWLADRPGTATVVLGPGSLEGNNAHAEGEFVRVEELTAFARAVAGLLLAFDGTSDPTDPRTTAPALPHPAQEARPVCS; via the coding sequence GTGCTGACCGCGACCGACCACCAGCTGCTGCTCGACCTCCTCGAACTGCCCACCGCCGGACCGCTGGAGGCCCCCGGCCTGCCGTCGCGGCTCTGGGACGCCCAGCGCGCCTACGCCGGGGCCGCCGCCGAGCTGGGCTTCGAGGTGCTGCACCACGCCGCGCCCGCGCCCGCCTGGGCCGAGCTGCCCGACGTCCCGCTGCCCGTGCGCAGCCGCGCCGCCGATCCGGGCTTCCTGGCCGAGCAGCCGAGCCTGGTGCTGCGGCTGGGGCCGGCGGCAGCACGCGAACGCACGGTGATGTTCAACGTCCACCTGGACACCGTGGCCGGGCAGCAGCCGGTGCACCGCGACGGCGACACCTACTACGGCCGCGGTGCGGTGGACGCCAAGGGCCCGGCCGTCGCCCTGCTCGCGGGCCTGCGGGCCGCGCTGGCCGAGCGCCCCGGGCTGGCCCGGCGCACCACCGTGCTGGTGCAGGCGGTGTCCGGTGAGGAGGGCGGCGCCCTCGGCACGCTGGGCACCCGCCCGCTGGTGGCGGCCGGGCACTACGGCCGGCTCAACGTCTTCTGCGAACCCACCGGCAACCGCGCGCTCACCCGCTGCACCGCCGCGATGACCGCCCGGATCGAGGTGGCGGGCCAGGACGCGGTGGACGACCAGCCGGCCGCCGGGCACAACGCCACCGTGCTGCTCGGCTTCCTCGCCCAGCACCTGGCCGCCTCGATCACCCCCGGCGCCGGGCGGCTCTGCGTGGCCGGACTGCACACCGGCCGCCTGCACAACCGGGTCTACGGCCAGGGCGAGCTGCTGCTCAACCTCGCCTACCCGGACCCGGCCACCGCCGAGCGCCTGGAGCGGGCGGTGGCCGAGGGCCTGGCGGCGGGCCTGCGGGCGTTCGCCGAGAAGTTCGCCGCCAACCCGCTGCTGGCCCGCACCGCCGTGGACGCCGCCGCGATCACCAGCCTGCACTGGCTCAAGCGCGGCCTGCCCGCCCTCGCCGAGCAGCGCGCCGTCGAACCGTGGCTGCCCCACCTGCTGGACGCCGCCCAGGTCGCCGCCTGGCCCGCCGCCGAGCCCGGCTTCACCTGCGACGCGATCTGGCTGGCCGACCGCCCGGGTACCGCCACCGTGGTGCTCGGGCCGGGCTCGCTGGAGGGGAACAACGCGCACGCGGAGGGCGAGTTCGTCCGGGTCGAGGAGCTCACCGCCTTCGCCCGCGCGGTCGCCGGCCTGCTGCTCGCCTTCGACGGCACCAGCGACCCCACGGATCCCAGGACCACCGCACCCGCACTCCCCCACCCCGCCCAGGAGGCCCGTCCCGTATGCAGCTGA
- a CDS encoding Ldh family oxidoreductase, protein MQLTPPLATPPALLEGDGARIGAPRAAAPGVLVRYPELLRFTAEVLTGRGLPAARATTAAEALCYGDLTGLTSHGLVNLTRLYLPLLDEGRADPAAEPEPLADRGAAVLLDDRRALGLWSASAAMDLAIERATAHGIGLVSVRGATHLGCAGFHTRRAARRGLVGLLAANCGRQRIARPPGGRLAMLGTNPLSVAAPSGGPHPFVLDMSTTAVPTGRVRAAARAGQQIPPGWLADQDGAPVTDPGAFDRGEAHLLWLGSRPETGAFKGYGLGLVVEVLGALLAGAGLGPEPAALAGDGGPAGRDDDIGYLALAIDPGALRDGADFGRQAAVLFGTLLDCPPLDPAHPVSYPGHPEGELADRQLREGVRLSPARFAELTDLAQATDLTAPKPIGGTP, encoded by the coding sequence ATGCAGCTGACGCCCCCACTGGCCACACCCCCCGCCCTGCTGGAAGGCGACGGCGCCCGGATCGGCGCACCGCGCGCCGCCGCTCCGGGCGTCCTGGTCCGCTACCCCGAACTGCTGCGCTTCACCGCCGAGGTCCTCACCGGCCGCGGCCTGCCCGCCGCCCGGGCCACCACCGCCGCCGAGGCGCTCTGCTACGGCGACCTCACCGGCCTGACCTCGCACGGCCTGGTCAACCTCACCCGCCTCTACCTCCCGCTGCTGGACGAGGGCCGGGCCGACCCCGCGGCCGAGCCCGAGCCGCTGGCCGACCGCGGCGCCGCCGTCCTGCTGGACGACCGGCGGGCGCTCGGCCTCTGGTCGGCCTCGGCCGCGATGGACCTGGCGATCGAGCGGGCCACCGCCCACGGCATCGGGCTGGTCTCGGTGCGCGGCGCCACCCACCTGGGCTGTGCCGGCTTCCACACCCGGCGGGCCGCCCGCCGCGGCCTGGTGGGGCTGCTGGCCGCCAACTGCGGCCGCCAGCGGATCGCCCGGCCGCCGGGCGGTCGCCTGGCGATGCTCGGCACCAACCCGCTCTCCGTGGCCGCCCCGAGCGGCGGGCCGCACCCGTTCGTGCTGGACATGAGCACCACCGCGGTGCCCACCGGGCGGGTGCGGGCCGCCGCCCGGGCCGGGCAGCAGATCCCGCCGGGCTGGCTGGCCGACCAGGACGGCGCCCCGGTGACCGACCCCGGCGCCTTCGACCGGGGCGAGGCGCACCTGCTCTGGCTCGGCAGCCGCCCGGAGACCGGCGCGTTCAAGGGGTACGGGCTGGGCCTGGTGGTCGAGGTGCTCGGCGCGCTGCTGGCCGGCGCGGGGCTCGGCCCGGAACCGGCCGCACTGGCCGGCGACGGCGGCCCGGCGGGCCGCGACGACGACATCGGCTACCTGGCGCTGGCCATCGACCCCGGCGCGCTGCGCGACGGAGCGGACTTCGGCCGGCAGGCGGCCGTGCTCTTCGGCACCCTGCTGGACTGCCCGCCGCTGGACCCCGCCCACCCGGTGAGCTACCCGGGCCACCCCGAGGGCGAGCTGGCGGACCGCCAGCTGCGCGAGGGCGTGCGCCTCTCGCCCGCCCGGTTCGCCGAGCTGACCGACCTGGCCCAGGCCACCGACCTGACCGCCCCCAAGCCGATCGGAGGAACCCCATGA